Proteins encoded by one window of Streptococcus sanguinis:
- a CDS encoding SepM family pheromone-processing serine protease has product MKSVTRILITALVLTGIGFIPLPYELETVRPALNAKDFVQVQGGTDKGKGKIYVMAVGVSKARVFSLFLTLLPNYRLETEYVSVPENYFDKEKGREERENSTMGSSHLNALQVAYQAAGRTVEIRHKEIYVGGISSETPLSKELQRGDVILKIDNQTYTSPYDIVDQMEQRTVGDVVSIEYSRNGVIGLASGPVIVDETTGKPGLGIELGSKASVAMNPLTEFKSNGVAGPSGGLMFSLELYNQLVSEDITKGKTIAGTGTIDHKGNVGRIGGIEMKVMAADKAGAEIFFVPDDTIDADIAQYNPKLRSNYHEALRASIKIKSKMKIVPVKTFNEALNYLREME; this is encoded by the coding sequence ATGAAATCAGTAACAAGAATCTTAATAACAGCTTTGGTGCTAACTGGGATAGGCTTTATTCCTCTCCCTTATGAATTAGAGACCGTGAGGCCGGCTTTGAATGCCAAAGACTTTGTCCAAGTTCAAGGAGGAACTGATAAAGGAAAAGGTAAAATCTATGTCATGGCTGTTGGTGTTTCCAAGGCCCGAGTCTTCAGTCTCTTTTTGACTCTGCTGCCTAATTACAGGCTGGAAACAGAGTATGTCTCTGTTCCTGAAAACTATTTCGATAAGGAAAAGGGACGGGAAGAGCGAGAGAACAGCACTATGGGCTCTTCCCATCTCAATGCCTTGCAGGTGGCTTATCAGGCTGCTGGTCGTACAGTTGAGATTAGGCATAAAGAGATTTACGTAGGTGGTATCAGCAGCGAGACGCCTCTGTCAAAGGAGTTACAGCGAGGCGATGTGATTTTAAAGATTGACAATCAGACTTACACTAGCCCATACGACATCGTTGATCAGATGGAACAGCGGACAGTCGGCGATGTGGTATCAATTGAGTACAGCCGTAATGGTGTAATCGGTTTGGCTAGCGGTCCTGTGATTGTGGATGAGACAACTGGTAAGCCTGGTTTGGGAATCGAATTGGGTTCTAAAGCCAGTGTTGCCATGAATCCTCTGACAGAGTTTAAGAGCAACGGTGTAGCAGGTCCCTCTGGTGGACTCATGTTCAGTCTGGAGCTTTACAACCAGCTCGTGTCTGAAGACATTACCAAAGGAAAAACGATTGCTGGTACTGGAACGATTGACCACAAGGGAAATGTTGGCCGGATTGGCGGGATAGAGATGAAAGTCATGGCTGCCGATAAGGCAGGCGCGGAGATTTTCTTTGTTCCTGATGACACCATTGACGCCGATATTGCCCAGTACAATCCCAAGCTGCGCTCTAATTACCATGAGGCACTTCGTGCTTCTATCAAAATCAAGAGTAAAATGAAAATCGTCCCTGTCAAAACCTTCAACGAAGCTTTGAACTATCTCAGAGAGATGGAATAA
- a CDS encoding CadD family cadmium resistance transporter produces MVQNVVTSIILYSGTAVDLLIILMLFFAKRKSRKDIINIYLGQFLGSVSLIFLSLLFAFVLNYIPSKEILGLLGLIPIFLGLKVLLLGDSDGEAIAKDGLRKDNKNLIFLVAMITFASCGADNIGVFVPYFTTLNLANLIVTLLTFLVMIYLLVFSAQKLAQVPSIGETLEKYSRWFIAVVYLGLGIYILIENNSFNMLWTVLS; encoded by the coding sequence ATGGTTCAAAATGTTGTTACTTCAATAATCCTGTATTCTGGGACAGCCGTAGACTTACTTATTATCCTAATGTTATTTTTTGCCAAAAGAAAAAGCAGAAAAGACATCATTAACATCTATTTAGGACAATTTCTAGGCTCTGTTAGTCTAATATTCCTAAGTTTGCTTTTTGCATTTGTCTTAAATTATATTCCTAGTAAAGAGATTTTAGGTTTACTCGGTTTGATTCCAATTTTCCTAGGCCTCAAAGTTTTGCTTTTAGGAGATTCTGATGGAGAAGCTATTGCAAAAGATGGTTTGCGAAAAGACAATAAAAACCTGATTTTTCTAGTCGCTATGATTACTTTTGCAAGTTGTGGCGCTGACAATATTGGTGTCTTTGTCCCATATTTTACCACCTTAAATTTAGCGAATTTGATAGTGACTTTACTTACTTTTCTAGTCATGATTTATCTCTTGGTTTTTTCTGCCCAAAAATTGGCACAAGTCCCTTCTATTGGAGAAACCTTGGAAAAATATAGCAGATGGTTTATTGCCGTTGTTTATTTAGGATTGGGGATATATATCCTGATTGAAAACAACAGTTTTAACATGCTATGGACTGTGTTAAGCTAG
- a CDS encoding VanW family protein, producing the protein MRFMSRRKRKVSSKYQKLLPAATLAAFLLGSLFYVIFVFNPTIDLSINGRPSMKVRSRSEAEIEVYRELPYKATFQLSTGQHFSVDMRFLGLSYFTEEELKRLDNISAKTVWDKFTPFFDTKENLQISIYPNRLFWLRPLNDVLAAHPDVLSQLPTTNHLVMDGESNVKVGDKSNGYKIDPAAFIQASEEIAKTGKFDDVKVESTPVEAEDQSELLSQYTHFIERKEVPLPTNAAQAQNMKTAFYKLQNIYLAPGETKSISELLGALNAESGYLPVKGKDNKEVYGQGAEQIVDAIQQLAFSRTNVISYRGQYFNIGTPAEGLTELTIQNNTETDMVFSLSLEEGQVSIILASK; encoded by the coding sequence ATGAGATTCATGTCAAGAAGAAAAAGAAAGGTTTCATCAAAATATCAAAAACTACTTCCAGCAGCGACACTTGCTGCCTTTCTGCTGGGTAGTTTATTTTATGTCATTTTTGTCTTTAATCCAACGATTGACCTGAGTATCAATGGCCGCCCCTCTATGAAGGTTCGCTCTCGGAGCGAAGCTGAGATTGAAGTTTACAGAGAACTGCCCTATAAGGCGACTTTTCAGCTATCTACGGGGCAACACTTCTCTGTAGATATGCGCTTTTTAGGACTGAGCTATTTCACAGAAGAAGAGCTCAAGCGGCTGGATAATATCTCAGCCAAGACAGTCTGGGATAAGTTTACACCGTTTTTTGATACCAAGGAAAATCTACAGATTTCCATCTATCCTAACCGTCTTTTTTGGCTTAGACCTTTAAACGATGTCTTGGCTGCCCATCCTGATGTTCTCAGTCAGCTTCCAACGACCAATCATCTGGTCATGGACGGCGAGTCTAACGTAAAGGTGGGAGACAAGTCTAACGGCTATAAGATTGACCCTGCTGCTTTTATCCAAGCATCTGAGGAGATTGCCAAGACTGGTAAATTTGATGATGTCAAGGTTGAGAGTACGCCTGTTGAAGCAGAAGATCAAAGTGAGCTTCTGAGCCAATATACGCACTTTATAGAGCGTAAGGAAGTACCACTGCCGACCAACGCTGCCCAAGCTCAAAACATGAAGACAGCCTTTTACAAGTTGCAGAATATTTACTTGGCTCCTGGTGAGACCAAGTCTATCTCAGAGTTGCTGGGAGCTTTGAATGCGGAGTCTGGCTATCTGCCAGTCAAGGGCAAGGATAATAAAGAAGTTTACGGTCAGGGTGCTGAGCAGATTGTAGATGCCATTCAGCAGCTCGCCTTTTCACGGACCAATGTTATTTCCTATCGAGGACAGTATTTCAACATCGGAACGCCTGCTGAAGGTTTGACCGAATTGACCATTCAAAACAATACAGAAACAGATATGGTATTTTCATTAAGTTTGGAGGAGGGGCAAGTATCCATCATTCTGGCATCTAAGTGA
- the cadX gene encoding Cd(II)/Zn(II)-sensing metalloregulatory transcriptional regulator CadX: MKKDSICQVNVINQQNVTTATNYLEKEKVQKSLRILSKFTDNKQINIIFYLLVVEELCVCDIACLLNLSMASASHHLRKLANQNILDTRREGKIIYYFIKDEEIRDFFNQLG; this comes from the coding sequence ATGAAAAAAGATAGTATCTGCCAAGTGAATGTTATAAATCAACAAAATGTTACAACCGCAACGAACTACCTTGAAAAGGAAAAAGTCCAAAAATCACTTCGCATTTTATCAAAGTTTACCGATAATAAACAGATAAATATCATCTTTTATCTCCTTGTTGTTGAAGAACTCTGTGTCTGCGATATAGCCTGTTTACTAAATCTCAGTATGGCATCTGCCTCCCACCATCTTCGTAAACTAGCCAATCAAAACATCTTGGATACTAGAAGAGAGGGGAAAATTATATATTATTTTATAAAAGATGAGGAAATCAGAGATTTTTTTAATCAACTAGGATAA
- a CDS encoding prepilin peptidase: MILKGSRSLTLSPEIFKEYKKGKIMIASLVFILGVVFGSFFNVVIYRVPLEKSIAKGRSMCPSCGHVLTSVELIPVVSIIMQGFKCKHCKEPISPRYLIVELLTGLLWLASYLIFQDQGPWMVVSACLLVSLCLIIGYIDFDTQYISDSVLLVFWLGRMAVTFFTSEFNWELLLSLLVGAGLYSLIYFGAKAYYKKEAFGMGDILYLAALSSWFSPLNTLILGYGSFFVAGAILLIATIFKKFKFKLKEEVPFGPAMSIMAVILYFWGGI; this comes from the coding sequence GTGATACTCAAGGGAAGTCGAAGTTTGACATTGTCACCTGAGATTTTCAAAGAGTATAAAAAGGGAAAAATTATGATTGCAAGTTTAGTATTTATATTAGGTGTCGTATTTGGGAGCTTTTTCAATGTCGTCATCTACCGTGTGCCACTGGAAAAGAGCATTGCCAAAGGTCGGTCTATGTGTCCGTCCTGCGGCCATGTCTTGACTTCGGTGGAGCTGATTCCGGTTGTGTCGATTATCATGCAGGGCTTTAAATGTAAGCACTGCAAGGAGCCGATTTCACCGCGCTATCTCATTGTGGAGCTCCTGACGGGTCTGCTCTGGCTGGCCTCTTATCTGATCTTTCAAGATCAGGGGCCATGGATGGTTGTTTCAGCCTGTCTTTTGGTGTCGCTTTGTCTCATTATCGGTTATATTGATTTTGATACTCAGTACATCTCGGACTCGGTTCTGCTGGTTTTCTGGCTGGGCCGCATGGCTGTTACGTTTTTTACCAGTGAGTTTAATTGGGAACTGCTCCTTTCGCTGCTAGTCGGCGCTGGTCTCTACTCTCTCATTTATTTTGGGGCCAAGGCTTATTACAAGAAAGAGGCCTTCGGGATGGGAGATATTCTCTACTTAGCTGCCCTGAGCAGTTGGTTTAGCCCCTTGAATACGCTGATTTTGGGATATGGTTCTTTCTTTGTGGCTGGAGCGATTCTCTTAATCGCAACCATCTTTAAGAAATTCAAATTTAAGTTGAAAGAAGAAGTCCCTTTTGGTCCTGCTATGAGCATCATGGCGGTCATCCTATATTTCTGGGGAGGAATCTAG
- a CDS encoding SSA_2305 family type IV pilus system protein, with protein sequence MAYFLPFGAGLIALHTISILFVSRISLIKRLFLVVWVMLFAIGAPFLFQQVPGIAFVGLCALALAVYMVLLFSQELAPVKKRATASARSRSQKHAKSSRKKVEATSAGLSSARDLNFSNASTGRMRKESKERVQAEESPARQRVSASGRTLADRSIKKDMTRFEKVKPLYPVDNLATAPAFGEYEPNSQLAAAEVGMDHSSQKANDEFLQSLLHHRKGSTKIKVANSLIQPTEANAAGNQGYTDIDDPAFETAVLSKIRPMSYTESSYGNFRPQAVEVTGVVSQDEEEFFTEQEQAQQPVAEEVGNSLEDVFAATGDIKPVRAEESRAANSLESLFFADSDTEPQAKMDSAFSQAAAEPEFSATEESMVSRDRADIQGYQDILSQIQHDLLGAEEEDLTAEVAETWEEESNFAPAAETFEFEKAAEPAVVQSVSEDALWTQAEPVQEAIADETEEDLLKGIADILKAEEAQIKAAPVVPAVDETEEDLLQKITDILKAEEAAEARQAATTGDKEVYFQFLLLESQELLASNAVQEAENYLKEIVQGSSDQNLRQEAFNMLDKIVKN encoded by the coding sequence ATGGCATATTTTTTACCTTTTGGAGCAGGGCTAATAGCGCTGCATACGATTAGCATTTTATTTGTTTCTAGGATTTCATTAATAAAGCGCCTTTTTCTCGTAGTATGGGTCATGCTATTTGCGATTGGTGCTCCATTCCTCTTTCAACAAGTTCCCGGCATAGCCTTTGTTGGGCTCTGTGCCTTGGCCTTGGCTGTCTATATGGTGCTGCTCTTTTCACAGGAGCTAGCTCCAGTCAAGAAGAGAGCAACTGCTTCTGCGCGAAGCAGAAGCCAGAAGCATGCCAAGAGCTCACGCAAAAAAGTGGAAGCGACGAGCGCAGGCTTGTCATCTGCTAGAGATTTGAACTTTTCCAATGCTTCAACCGGTAGGATGAGAAAGGAAAGTAAAGAAAGGGTTCAGGCTGAGGAAAGTCCGGCAAGGCAGAGAGTATCTGCTTCTGGTCGCACCCTAGCAGACCGTTCTATCAAAAAGGATATGACAAGATTTGAGAAAGTAAAACCTCTCTACCCTGTTGATAACTTGGCTACAGCTCCTGCCTTTGGAGAGTACGAGCCAAACAGTCAGCTAGCGGCAGCTGAGGTCGGTATGGACCACAGCTCACAAAAGGCCAATGATGAATTTTTGCAGTCTCTGCTTCATCATCGCAAGGGCTCTACTAAGATTAAGGTGGCCAACTCTCTGATTCAGCCTACGGAAGCAAATGCAGCCGGCAATCAAGGCTATACAGATATAGATGATCCAGCCTTTGAGACAGCTGTTCTGTCTAAGATTAGACCGATGTCCTATACGGAGTCTAGCTATGGCAACTTCAGACCGCAGGCGGTTGAGGTGACAGGTGTTGTTTCTCAAGATGAGGAAGAATTCTTCACTGAGCAAGAACAAGCTCAGCAGCCAGTGGCAGAAGAAGTAGGCAACAGCCTGGAAGATGTTTTTGCTGCTACGGGAGATATCAAGCCAGTTAGAGCAGAAGAGTCGAGAGCAGCAAACAGCTTAGAATCTCTCTTCTTTGCTGACTCAGACACTGAGCCACAAGCTAAAATGGATTCCGCCTTCAGTCAAGCAGCTGCAGAGCCAGAATTTTCTGCTACTGAAGAGTCTATGGTTAGCCGTGATCGTGCTGATATTCAGGGCTATCAAGATATTCTCAGCCAGATTCAGCATGATTTGCTTGGGGCTGAAGAGGAAGATTTAACTGCTGAAGTGGCAGAGACTTGGGAGGAAGAAAGTAACTTCGCACCTGCAGCAGAAACGTTTGAATTTGAAAAAGCAGCTGAACCAGCAGTTGTTCAATCAGTTTCTGAAGACGCTCTTTGGACACAGGCTGAGCCTGTTCAAGAAGCAATTGCAGATGAGACAGAAGAAGATTTGCTCAAGGGAATTGCTGATATCCTCAAAGCTGAGGAAGCACAAATCAAAGCAGCTCCAGTCGTTCCGGCTGTAGATGAAACAGAAGAAGATTTGCTTCAGAAAATCACTGACATCCTCAAAGCTGAGGAAGCGGCAGAAGCAAGACAAGCAGCAACTACGGGAGATAAAGAAGTCTATTTCCAATTCCTTCTACTGGAAAGTCAGGAATTATTGGCTTCTAATGCAGTTCAAGAAGCTGAGAACTATCTGAAAGAAATTGTCCAAGGCAGTTCAGATCAAAATCTTCGTCAAGAAGCATTCAACATGCTGGACAAAATCGTGAAAAATTAA
- the rpmG gene encoding 50S ribosomal protein L33: MRVNITLEHKESGERLYLTSKNKRNTPDRLQLKKYSPKLRKHVVFTEVK, from the coding sequence ATGCGCGTAAATATTACACTTGAACACAAAGAATCTGGTGAACGCTTGTACCTTACTTCTAAAAACAAACGCAACACACCAGACCGTCTTCAATTGAAGAAATACTCACCAAAACTTCGCAAGCACGTTGTGTTTACAGAAGTGAAGTAA
- a CDS encoding AAA family ATPase — protein sequence MSKYVEYRGIRLENCVYIISGPPGVGKSSVSKELAYSFDKSAVIEGDMIYLMVKSGLVAPWEDDGYYMDLFWDNIISLTSNLLNRSMTIIIDYVIFEEQIKKITDFLKARQTRLKYCVLLAEEEKLKERDLSRNEIERTGDLSIKSRKEFLAKNITQEHFLYTDQLDIRETVNLIKTEDRFFV from the coding sequence ATGAGCAAGTATGTAGAGTATAGAGGTATTAGGTTGGAAAATTGTGTTTATATCATTTCGGGTCCTCCAGGTGTTGGAAAAAGCAGTGTCAGTAAAGAATTAGCCTATTCTTTTGACAAGAGTGCTGTGATAGAAGGCGACATGATTTATTTAATGGTTAAAAGCGGCTTAGTAGCACCTTGGGAAGACGATGGCTACTACATGGATTTATTCTGGGACAATATCATTAGTCTTACCAGCAATTTACTTAATAGAAGCATGACTATCATCATAGACTATGTCATATTCGAGGAACAAATCAAAAAAATTACAGATTTTTTAAAGGCCAGACAAACAAGATTAAAATACTGTGTATTGCTGGCAGAAGAAGAAAAGCTTAAAGAAAGGGACCTATCCAGAAATGAAATAGAAAGAACGGGTGACTTATCAATCAAATCTAGAAAAGAGTTTCTAGCTAAAAATATTACTCAGGAGCATTTCCTTTATACGGATCAGTTAGATATCAGAGAAACTGTGAATCTCATAAAAACAGAAGATCGATTTTTTGTTTAA
- a CDS encoding metal-sulfur cluster assembly factor, with the protein MRDDIKINDRAAAIQDKLVEKLERIYDPDVELDVYNLGLIYEINLDENGHCKVVMTFTDTACDCAESLPIAIMDSLKKIDEIESASVKVTWSPAWKITRISRFGRIALGISPR; encoded by the coding sequence ATGAGAGACGATATCAAAATCAATGATCGAGCAGCTGCCATTCAGGATAAATTGGTGGAGAAGCTCGAGCGTATTTACGATCCGGATGTAGAGCTGGATGTCTATAACTTAGGGTTGATTTATGAAATCAACTTAGACGAAAATGGCCACTGCAAGGTTGTCATGACCTTTACCGATACAGCCTGTGATTGTGCTGAGAGTCTGCCCATCGCCATCATGGACTCTCTTAAAAAAATCGATGAGATTGAAAGTGCCTCTGTCAAGGTTACTTGGTCTCCTGCTTGGAAAATCACCCGTATCAGCCGTTTCGGCCGCATTGCCTTAGGGATCAGTCCTAGATAA
- a CDS encoding helix-turn-helix transcriptional regulator, producing MAKESKIITNLKSVRESMGMTQQELADRIGMRRETILHLENNRYNPSLEMALKIAQVFNLKVEDLFELRQKEEA from the coding sequence ATGGCCAAAGAAAGCAAGATTATTACTAATCTCAAATCCGTTCGCGAATCCATGGGCATGACCCAGCAGGAGCTAGCCGACCGCATCGGCATGAGGCGCGAGACAATTCTGCACTTGGAAAATAACCGCTACAACCCTTCGCTGGAAATGGCTCTCAAAATTGCTCAAGTTTTTAACCTTAAAGTGGAAGATCTCTTTGAACTCAGACAGAAAGAGGAGGCATAA
- the rpmF gene encoding 50S ribosomal protein L32, translating into MAVPARRTSKAKKNKRRTHYKVTAPTVTFDETTGDYSRSHRVSLKGYYKGRKIAKAAAAE; encoded by the coding sequence ATGGCAGTACCTGCACGTCGCACTTCCAAAGCGAAGAAAAACAAACGCCGCACTCACTACAAAGTGACAGCTCCAACTGTAACTTTTGACGAAACTACTGGTGACTACTCACGCTCTCACCGTGTATCCCTTAAAGGATACTACAAGGGCCGTAAGATCGCCAAAGCTGCTGCAGCAGAATAA
- a CDS encoding glucosaminidase domain-containing protein, with protein sequence MFRKKKVIIALATATVLSGSVLPVSRLAANEKASLDPSLVQVSDQFQAKKTGAVVFSEDVTVPSTVSADFIDSRLAGTPMAGLGKAFKKAEKDHGVNAIFLVGLAIHESDYGRSQIAQAKHNLFGFMAYDSSPFSSAGNFATFDDGIDTVARYLSEHYLKPGGQFYNGKSMAAINVRYASDKTWSSKIMIRIRNFLKKG encoded by the coding sequence ATGTTTAGGAAGAAAAAAGTTATCATAGCATTAGCGACAGCTACTGTCCTTTCAGGCAGTGTGCTGCCTGTCAGCCGCCTAGCGGCAAATGAAAAGGCCAGTCTGGATCCATCTTTAGTGCAGGTGTCAGATCAGTTTCAGGCCAAGAAAACAGGAGCAGTCGTCTTTTCAGAAGATGTAACAGTGCCAAGCACAGTGTCAGCCGATTTCATTGATAGTCGTTTGGCTGGCACGCCGATGGCTGGATTGGGAAAAGCTTTCAAAAAAGCAGAGAAAGATCATGGAGTTAATGCAATTTTTCTCGTAGGGCTGGCTATTCACGAATCGGATTACGGCCGCAGTCAGATTGCTCAGGCCAAGCACAACCTGTTTGGTTTCATGGCTTATGACTCCAGTCCTTTTTCCAGTGCAGGAAATTTCGCAACATTTGACGATGGTATAGATACCGTTGCCCGCTATCTTAGCGAGCACTATCTCAAGCCTGGCGGTCAGTTCTACAATGGTAAGAGCATGGCTGCTATCAATGTAAGATACGCATCTGACAAAACTTGGTCAAGCAAGATTATGATTCGTATTCGAAATTTTTTGAAAAAAGGTTAA
- the ilvD gene encoding dihydroxy-acid dehydratase produces MTDKDIRHRSKIYDSMVKSPNRAMLRATGMTDKDFETPIVGVISTWAENTPCNIHLHDLGKLAKEGIKAEGAWPVQYGTITVADGIAMGTPGMRFSLTSRDIIADSIEAAMGGHNVDAFVAIGGCDKNMPGSMIAIANMDIPAVFAYGGTIAPGNLDGKDIDLVSVFEGIGKWNHGDLTAEEVRRIECNACPGPGGCGGMYTANTMATAIEVLGMSLPGSSSHPAESKDKQEDIEAAGRAVVKMLKMGLKPSDILTREAFEDAITVTMALGGSTNATLHLLAMAHAANVELTLDDFNVIQEKVPHLADLKPSGQYVFQDLYEVGGVPAVMKYLLANGFLHGDRITCTGKTVEENLAEFADLTPGQKVIMPLENPKRADGPLIILHGNLAPDGAVAKVSGVKVRRHVGPAKVFDSEEAAIDAVLADEVVDGDVVVVRYVGPKGGPGMPEMLSLSSIIVGKGQGDKVALLTDGRFSGGTYGLVVGHIAPEAQDGGPIAYLRTGDMVTVDQDTKEISMAVSDEELAKRKAETTIPPLYSRGVLGKYAHMVSSAAKGAVTDFWKPEETGKK; encoded by the coding sequence ATGACAGATAAGGACATTCGTCACAGAAGTAAGATTTATGACAGTATGGTTAAATCTCCTAACCGTGCCATGCTTCGAGCGACGGGGATGACTGATAAAGATTTTGAAACGCCTATTGTTGGGGTGATTTCCACTTGGGCGGAAAATACACCTTGTAACATCCATTTGCATGATTTAGGCAAGCTAGCCAAGGAAGGCATCAAAGCAGAGGGTGCTTGGCCAGTTCAGTACGGAACTATTACGGTTGCGGATGGGATTGCCATGGGAACGCCCGGGATGCGATTCTCTCTAACCTCACGCGACATCATCGCAGACTCCATCGAGGCTGCAATGGGTGGGCATAATGTGGATGCCTTTGTAGCTATCGGGGGCTGTGATAAAAATATGCCTGGCTCCATGATTGCCATTGCTAATATGGATATTCCTGCTGTCTTTGCCTACGGCGGAACGATTGCGCCGGGGAATCTGGACGGCAAGGATATTGACTTGGTTTCTGTCTTTGAAGGAATCGGGAAATGGAACCATGGTGACTTGACAGCTGAGGAAGTGCGGCGCATTGAGTGTAATGCCTGCCCTGGTCCTGGTGGCTGTGGCGGTATGTATACGGCCAATACTATGGCGACGGCTATTGAAGTTCTAGGCATGAGTCTGCCAGGATCATCTTCTCACCCTGCTGAGTCCAAGGACAAGCAAGAGGATATCGAAGCAGCTGGTCGTGCTGTTGTAAAAATGCTGAAAATGGGGCTGAAGCCATCTGATATTTTGACACGTGAAGCCTTTGAAGATGCAATCACAGTTACCATGGCTCTGGGTGGCTCGACCAATGCTACTCTGCACTTGCTGGCCATGGCGCATGCGGCCAATGTTGAGCTGACGCTTGATGACTTCAATGTCATTCAAGAGAAGGTACCACATTTGGCTGACTTGAAACCGTCCGGTCAGTATGTCTTCCAAGACCTTTATGAGGTTGGTGGAGTGCCGGCTGTGATGAAATATCTCTTGGCGAACGGCTTCCTGCATGGTGACCGCATTACTTGTACAGGTAAGACTGTGGAAGAGAATCTGGCAGAATTTGCTGATCTGACACCAGGTCAAAAGGTCATTATGCCGCTTGAAAATCCAAAACGTGCAGACGGTCCGCTTATCATCTTGCATGGTAATCTAGCTCCAGACGGCGCTGTTGCTAAGGTTTCTGGTGTTAAAGTACGCCGTCACGTCGGACCGGCCAAGGTCTTTGACTCAGAAGAAGCCGCTATTGATGCGGTACTGGCCGATGAAGTGGTCGATGGCGATGTGGTTGTAGTTCGCTACGTTGGACCAAAGGGTGGCCCTGGTATGCCAGAGATGCTGTCACTTTCGTCTATTATCGTAGGGAAGGGGCAAGGAGACAAGGTGGCTCTTCTAACAGATGGTCGCTTCTCAGGTGGTACTTACGGCCTGGTTGTCGGACACATTGCTCCGGAAGCTCAGGATGGTGGCCCGATTGCCTATCTTCGTACAGGCGATATGGTCACGGTTGACCAAGATACCAAGGAAATTTCCATGGCAGTCTCTGACGAAGAGTTGGCGAAACGCAAGGCAGAAACGACCATCCCACCGCTTTATAGTCGCGGGGTACTTGGTAAATATGCTCACATGGTATCCTCTGCAGCTAAAGGTGCTGTTACTGACTTCTGGAAACCAGAAGAAACCGGCAAGAAATAG